One Fusobacterium simiae genomic region harbors:
- a CDS encoding autotransporter outer membrane beta-barrel domain-containing protein, whose product MNKKFCLIILFLLFSHLLNAEKFIVFGDSLSDTGNLARFTYNSGKIYNENLANYFGEPFPVPKGGASTLFGGAFGIKPPSLKGPNFAQGGATANTDLGMGRNFLSGSFIKFQTAKQINSFLKIKPKKENLKNYKVVYWIGGNDMRLASEVIDKYKTVEANSIINKSIQDIGKQIKQLADEGITFMIVPNVPDIAYTPKFFKQFTQTIKIDGKLLYNEKRWYRRGGIRDDEFDNLLDEPSLKTGATHDEIIKNAIKKMLEKQGEDASEEKVNKWFARYKEEREKLSRLGKHLNQGVDNELEKIKKTHPELAILRPDISSMISEVVAYPEYYGFTNASGTASKTFSSAVANIFRWGAGTGTDRIAAFEPEDNIEGKGGLDKRHLWKKGYHYVFGDEFHPSPEAHRIISDYIISLIETEDGKVYDGEVPYLGIASRNQTYLTNLKGSTSTQKYETNEEYIRGYVPYGAIRAREGAKIEWNGLKLINDGIAISSYGESSSIIVKNYYIKNTGRINAVVQAENGGNVILENGKLESKRGSRISYPFGIRINGENSKAILKNSELIMEGKNSVGISVGNLGILDLNSSIISIKGSNTKGLHIWNAKADLKNSKIEAKDGIGVWLFSNDRKNNNAFLNIENSNIIGKDYSVKISFNVTKFPVVAKISSKNSNIYGGIFTEKGNISDIYMENTSWKMGKDSFISNLALQSSQIYFSPEGKNNIFHTLTIEKDYKSNNSILYMKGKLEDDNSLTDRFVVKGDVEGQTWVDYQNTNGEGKATNYGIKIIDLAKSTDKNAFQLLNPIYVGKYEYTLLAGGNNATEAEDFYLTSNLIYKNGKAYIPTLSGNINTTSLKSLGTYAAQPTQLSLLRPKVSVKSLIPYANIESSFQNIFHLKNRESVFFATERIEKTLKEENKSKIEMKSSITKLSYPLYDKFGFFFSIDYSDIKLHDTVREYFNKDSQVGKLKTIDLNIGFYYQNYLFQKINFDHTLQYDLIQNRYKTEDISNTKYGYGVAYSSLLYTPLSLTKNWSFEPNYQIDILYYNFDNYHDYAIRNYLGGDFLWKKDQLSFQVGIRYKWDLQKIDGIKVENERLSHNYKGNSLFYKMGGEYNFSENLKLHGTINLKANGKNTSYEVGIKYKF is encoded by the coding sequence ATGAACAAAAAATTTTGTTTAATTATTTTATTTTTATTATTCTCACATTTGCTAAATGCTGAAAAATTTATTGTTTTTGGTGATAGCTTAAGTGATACTGGAAATTTAGCAAGGTTTACTTATAATTCAGGAAAAATCTATAATGAAAATTTAGCTAATTACTTTGGAGAACCATTTCCAGTACCAAAAGGTGGAGCAAGTACTTTATTTGGAGGTGCTTTTGGAATAAAACCACCTTCTTTAAAAGGACCTAATTTTGCACAAGGTGGAGCTACTGCAAACACAGATTTAGGAATGGGAAGAAATTTTTTAAGTGGTAGTTTTATTAAATTTCAAACTGCTAAGCAAATTAATAGTTTTTTAAAAATAAAACCTAAAAAAGAGAATTTAAAAAATTATAAAGTAGTTTACTGGATTGGTGGAAATGATATGAGATTAGCTTCAGAGGTTATTGATAAATATAAAACTGTTGAGGCAAATTCTATCATTAATAAAAGTATCCAAGATATTGGAAAACAAATAAAACAACTTGCTGATGAAGGAATTACTTTTATGATTGTTCCAAATGTTCCTGATATAGCATATACTCCAAAGTTTTTTAAACAATTTACACAAACAATAAAAATAGATGGAAAGCTATTATATAATGAAAAAAGATGGTATCGTCGTGGAGGTATTAGAGATGATGAATTTGACAATTTATTAGATGAACCTTCTTTAAAAACTGGAGCCACACATGATGAAATCATTAAAAATGCTATAAAAAAAATGTTAGAAAAGCAAGGTGAAGATGCTTCTGAAGAAAAAGTAAATAAATGGTTTGCAAGATATAAAGAGGAAAGAGAGAAACTTTCAAGATTAGGAAAACATCTTAATCAAGGTGTAGACAATGAATTAGAAAAGATAAAAAAAACTCATCCAGAATTGGCTATATTGCGTCCTGACATATCCTCAATGATTTCTGAAGTAGTTGCTTATCCAGAATATTATGGCTTTACTAATGCCAGTGGAACAGCCTCAAAAACTTTTTCCTCAGCTGTTGCTAATATTTTTCGCTGGGGGGCAGGAACAGGGACTGATAGAATTGCTGCATTTGAACCAGAAGATAATATTGAAGGAAAAGGTGGATTAGATAAAAGACATTTATGGAAAAAGGGCTATCATTATGTATTTGGAGATGAATTTCATCCTTCACCAGAGGCTCATAGAATTATTTCAGATTATATAATTAGCTTGATAGAAACAGAAGATGGAAAAGTCTATGATGGAGAAGTTCCTTATTTAGGTATTGCATCAAGGAATCAAACTTATCTTACAAATTTAAAGGGAAGTACTAGTACTCAAAAATATGAAACAAATGAAGAATATATAAGAGGATATGTTCCTTATGGAGCTATAAGAGCAAGAGAAGGAGCAAAAATAGAATGGAATGGATTAAAGTTAATAAACGATGGAATCGCAATTTCCTCATATGGAGAAAGTAGTTCTATAATTGTTAAAAATTATTACATCAAAAATACAGGAAGAATAAATGCTGTTGTTCAAGCTGAAAATGGTGGAAATGTTATTTTAGAAAATGGAAAATTAGAAAGTAAAAGAGGAAGTAGAATCAGTTATCCATTTGGAATTCGTATAAATGGGGAAAATTCAAAAGCTATTTTAAAGAATTCAGAACTTATTATGGAAGGAAAAAATTCTGTTGGAATTTCTGTTGGAAATTTAGGAATACTTGATTTAAATTCTTCCATTATTTCTATTAAAGGGAGTAATACCAAAGGACTTCATATTTGGAATGCAAAGGCTGATTTGAAAAATTCTAAGATAGAGGCCAAAGATGGAATTGGAGTTTGGCTTTTTTCAAATGATAGAAAAAATAATAATGCTTTTTTAAATATTGAAAATAGTAATATAATAGGAAAAGATTATTCAGTTAAAATTTCTTTCAATGTAACTAAATTTCCAGTAGTTGCTAAAATAAGTAGTAAAAATTCTAATATTTATGGTGGAATTTTTACAGAAAAAGGAAATATTTCTGATATTTATATGGAAAATACATCTTGGAAAATGGGAAAAGATTCTTTTATAAGCAATTTAGCTTTACAAAGTTCTCAAATTTATTTTTCACCTGAAGGAAAAAATAATATATTTCATACTTTGACTATTGAAAAAGATTATAAGTCTAATAATAGTATATTGTATATGAAAGGAAAATTAGAAGATGATAATTCTTTAACAGATCGTTTTGTAGTAAAAGGAGATGTAGAAGGGCAAACTTGGGTGGATTACCAAAATACTAATGGAGAAGGTAAAGCAACAAATTATGGAATTAAAATTATTGATTTAGCAAAATCAACTGATAAAAATGCATTTCAGTTGCTTAATCCTATCTATGTTGGAAAATATGAATATACTTTATTGGCTGGTGGAAATAATGCAACAGAAGCAGAAGATTTTTATTTAACCTCTAATCTTATATATAAAAATGGAAAAGCATATATTCCTACTTTATCTGGGAATATAAATACTACTTCTTTAAAAAGCCTAGGTACTTATGCAGCTCAACCAACACAACTAAGTTTATTGAGACCTAAAGTATCTGTAAAATCATTAATTCCTTATGCTAATATTGAAAGTAGTTTTCAAAATATTTTTCATTTAAAAAATAGAGAAAGTGTTTTCTTTGCAACTGAAAGAATAGAAAAAACTTTAAAAGAAGAGAATAAAAGTAAAATAGAGATGAAATCTTCTATAACAAAATTATCTTATCCTTTATATGATAAATTTGGTTTTTTCTTTTCGATAGATTACAGTGATATTAAATTGCATGATACAGTAAGAGAATATTTTAATAAAGATTCTCAAGTTGGAAAATTAAAAACAATTGATTTAAATATAGGATTTTACTATCAAAATTATTTATTCCAGAAGATAAATTTTGATCATACATTACAGTATGACTTAATTCAAAATCGTTATAAGACAGAAGATATATCAAATACAAAGTATGGATATGGAGTGGCTTATTCATCTTTGCTGTATACTCCATTATCATTAACAAAGAATTGGTCTTTTGAACCAAACTATCAAATAGATATTTTATATTATAATTTTGATAACTACCATGATTATGCTATTAGAAACTATTTGGGAGGAGATTTTCTATGGAAAAAAGATCAGTTAAGTTTTCAAGTAGGAATAAGATATAAATGGGATTTACAGAAAATTGATGGAATTAAGGTAGAAAATGAAAGATTGTCTCATAATTATAAAGGAAATTCTTTATTTTACAAAATGGGAGGAGAATATAATTTTTCTGAAAATTTAAAATTACATGGAACAATAAATTTGAAAGCAAATGGAAAAAATACATCCTATGAAGTAGGAATAAAATATAAATTTTAA
- a CDS encoding nitronate monooxygenase has product MKNNKICEMLGIKYPIFQGAMAWVSGGELAGAVSRDGGLGIIAGGGMEPELLRENIKKAKAITSNPFGVNLMLLRPDVEEQMNVCIEEEVKVITTGAGNPGAFMTKLKAANIKVIPVIPTVKLAERMEKIGADAVIVEGTESGGHVGSLTTMALLPQVVNVVKIPVIAAGGIASGKQFLAALAMGAEAIQCGTIFLTAKECLIHQNYKNLILKAKDRSTIVTGNSTGHPVRVIENKLAKEMIELERSGAPKEEIEKLGTGSLRLAVVDGDVEKGSFMSGQVAAMVNDERTTKEILEFLMYDLKLETEVLKRRLENWDI; this is encoded by the coding sequence ATGAAAAATAATAAAATTTGTGAAATGTTAGGAATTAAGTATCCAATATTTCAAGGAGCTATGGCTTGGGTTTCTGGTGGAGAATTAGCAGGAGCAGTTTCAAGAGATGGAGGTCTTGGAATTATTGCTGGTGGTGGAATGGAACCTGAACTTTTAAGAGAAAATATAAAAAAAGCAAAGGCTATAACTTCTAATCCATTTGGAGTAAATTTAATGCTTTTACGTCCAGATGTTGAAGAACAAATGAATGTTTGTATTGAAGAAGAAGTAAAAGTTATAACAACTGGTGCAGGAAATCCTGGAGCTTTTATGACAAAATTAAAAGCAGCTAATATAAAGGTTATACCAGTTATTCCAACTGTAAAACTGGCAGAAAGAATGGAAAAAATTGGGGCAGATGCAGTTATAGTTGAAGGGACAGAAAGTGGAGGGCATGTTGGTTCTTTAACAACTATGGCATTACTTCCTCAAGTAGTCAATGTAGTGAAGATTCCAGTTATTGCAGCAGGTGGTATTGCTAGTGGAAAACAATTCTTAGCAGCCTTAGCTATGGGAGCAGAAGCTATCCAATGTGGAACTATATTCTTAACAGCAAAAGAATGTTTAATTCATCAAAATTATAAAAATCTTATTTTAAAAGCTAAGGATAGATCAACAATAGTTACTGGAAATTCAACAGGACATCCTGTAAGAGTTATAGAAAATAAACTGGCAAAAGAAATGATAGAACTTGAAAGAAGTGGAGCACCTAAAGAAGAAATTGAAAAATTAGGAACAGGAAGCTTAAGACTTGCTGTTGTTGATGGAGATGTTGAAAAAGGAAGTTTTATGTCTGGTCAAGTTGCAGCCATGGTAAATGATGAAAGAACAACAAAAGAAATTTTAGAATTTTTAATGTATGATTTAAAACTTGAAACAGAAGTATTAAAAAGAAGACTAGAAAATTGGGATATTTAA
- a CDS encoding septum site-determining protein MinC, whose amino-acid sequence MSNHVIIKGKNDRLVIALNPDIDFLDLCDVLKTKILEAKDFIGNSRMAIEFSGRTLTNEEENKLIGIITDNSNIVISYIFSKRADSEENIDLEHSSPLIEEGKTHFYRGTLRSGSKIESDGNVVVLGDVNPSSIIRARGNVIVLGHLNGTVYAGLGGDDRAFIAAIYFNPIQITIGIKTITDIQNEILDSTRVDKKSKFKVASIKNKEIVVEELI is encoded by the coding sequence ATGAGCAACCATGTAATTATAAAAGGTAAAAATGACAGATTAGTAATAGCTTTAAATCCAGATATAGATTTTTTAGATTTATGTGATGTTCTAAAAACTAAAATATTGGAAGCAAAAGATTTCATTGGAAACAGTCGTATGGCTATTGAATTTAGTGGAAGGACTTTAACCAATGAGGAAGAGAATAAGTTAATTGGGATTATTACAGATAATAGCAATATAGTCATATCTTATATTTTCTCTAAAAGAGCAGATTCAGAAGAAAATATAGATTTAGAACATTCAAGTCCATTAATTGAAGAGGGCAAAACGCATTTTTATAGAGGAACTTTAAGGTCTGGTTCTAAAATAGAATCAGATGGAAATGTTGTTGTACTTGGAGATGTTAATCCATCTTCTATAATTAGAGCAAGAGGGAATGTTATAGTTCTTGGACATCTTAATGGCACAGTTTATGCTGGATTAGGAGGAGATGATAGAGCTTTTATAGCTGCTATATATTTTAATCCAATTCAAATTACTATTGGGATAAAAACTATAACAGATATTCAAAATGAAATTTTGGATTCTACTAGAGTTGACAAAAAAAGTAAATTTAAAGTTGCAAGTATAAAAAATAAAGAAATAGTTGTTGAGGAGTTGATATAG
- the minD gene encoding septum site-determining protein MinD, whose product MGARVIVVTSGKGGVGKTTTTANIGAGLADKGHKVLLIDTDIGLRNLDVVMGLENRIVYDLVDVIEERCRISQAFIKDKRCPNLVLLPAAQIRDKNDVSPEQMKTLIDSLRASFDYVLVDCPAGIEQGFKNAIAAADEAIVVTTPEVSATRDADRIIGLLEAAGIKEPRLIINRIRIDMVKDKNMLSVEDILDILAIKLLGVIPDDESVVISTNKGEPLVYRGESLAAKAFKNIANRIEGVDVPLLDLDVKMSLLEKIKFVFKR is encoded by the coding sequence ATGGGAGCAAGAGTTATTGTGGTTACCTCTGGAAAAGGTGGGGTCGGAAAAACAACTACTACCGCAAATATAGGTGCTGGTCTTGCAGATAAAGGACATAAGGTCCTACTTATTGATACAGATATTGGTCTTAGAAATCTAGATGTTGTTATGGGATTAGAAAATAGAATAGTCTATGATTTAGTAGATGTTATAGAAGAAAGATGTAGAATTAGTCAAGCATTTATAAAAGATAAAAGATGTCCAAATTTAGTGTTACTACCAGCAGCACAAATAAGGGATAAAAATGATGTGAGTCCTGAACAAATGAAAACGCTAATAGACTCCTTAAGAGCAAGTTTCGATTATGTGTTAGTTGATTGTCCTGCAGGAATAGAACAAGGGTTTAAAAATGCAATAGCTGCAGCAGATGAGGCAATAGTTGTTACAACACCAGAAGTATCTGCCACAAGAGATGCTGATAGAATAATTGGTTTGTTGGAAGCAGCAGGAATAAAGGAGCCAAGACTTATTATCAATAGAATAAGAATAGACATGGTAAAAGATAAAAATATGTTGAGTGTAGAAGATATACTTGATATATTAGCAATAAAATTATTAGGTGTAATCCCAGATGATGAATCTGTTGTTATTTCTACAAATAAAGGTGAGCCTCTTGTTTATAGAGGAGAATCATTAGCAGCAAAAGCCTTTAAGAATATAGCAAATAGAATTGAAGGAGTAGATGTTCCTCTACTAGATTTGGATGTTAAAATGAGCTTATTAGAAAAAATAAAGTTCGTATTCAAGAGGTGA
- the minE gene encoding cell division topological specificity factor MinE, producing the protein MGFFSGLFKKENSKEDAKNRLKLVLIQDRAMLPSGVLDSMKNDILKVLSKYVEIEKSKLNIEICPYDDDPRKIALVANIPILKSNNRGEITKTTKQKRK; encoded by the coding sequence ATGGGATTTTTTAGTGGGTTATTTAAAAAAGAAAATTCAAAAGAAGATGCAAAAAATAGATTAAAACTTGTTTTAATACAAGACAGAGCAATGTTACCATCTGGGGTTTTAGATAGTATGAAAAATGACATATTAAAAGTTTTATCAAAATATGTTGAAATTGAAAAATCTAAGTTAAATATAGAAATATGCCCTTATGATGATGACCCTAGAAAAATTGCTTTAGTGGCTAATATTCCAATCTTAAAATCAAATAATAGAGGAGAAATAACAAAAACAACAAAACAAAAGCGTAAATAG
- the ttdB gene encoding L(+)-tartrate dehydratase subunit beta, whose protein sequence is MAKKILKTPITDEDLKDINIGDIIYLTGHIVTCRDVAHRRLIEEKRKLPVKLEGGAIFHAGPIVRTIDENKETYQMISIGPTTSMRMEKFEEDFIKETGVKLIVGKGGMGEGTMRGCKEHKAIHCVFPAGCAVIAATQVEEIESADWKDLGMPETLWKCRVKELGPLIVSIDTKGRNLFEENKIIFNEKKEKAFEEISKHVGFIK, encoded by the coding sequence ATGGCTAAGAAGATTTTAAAAACACCTATTACTGATGAAGATTTAAAAGATATTAATATTGGAGATATTATTTATTTAACTGGACATATTGTAACTTGTCGTGATGTTGCACATCGTAGATTGATAGAAGAAAAAAGAAAACTACCTGTAAAGCTTGAAGGAGGAGCAATCTTTCATGCAGGTCCAATAGTTAGAACAATAGATGAGAATAAGGAAACTTATCAGATGATTTCAATAGGACCTACAACAAGTATGCGTATGGAAAAATTTGAAGAAGATTTCATAAAAGAAACAGGAGTTAAATTAATTGTTGGGAAAGGTGGTATGGGTGAAGGTACTATGAGAGGTTGTAAAGAACATAAAGCCATACATTGTGTTTTTCCAGCAGGTTGTGCAGTAATTGCTGCAACACAAGTTGAAGAAATAGAAAGTGCTGATTGGAAAGATTTAGGTATGCCTGAAACTCTTTGGAAATGTAGAGTGAAAGAATTAGGACCTTTAATTGTTTCAATAGATACTAAGGGAAGGAATTTATTTGAAGAAAATAAAATAATCTTTAATGAGAAAAAAGAAAAAGCTTTTGAGGAAATTTCTAAACATGTTGGTTTTATAAAATAA
- the ttdA gene encoding L(+)-tartrate dehydratase subunit alpha has protein sequence MDKEKLVEKMTDTMAKLIDYSGKILPDDVYQKLEELGSKEESSLAKTIYQTMFENQKLAKELSRPCCQDTGVLQFFVKCGTNFPLIGEIESLLKEAVIRATKQAPLRHNSVETFDEYNTGKNVGKGTPTVFWEIIPNSDKCEIDSYMAGGGCTLPGKAMVLMPGAGYEGVTRFVLDVMTSYGLNACPPLLVGVGVATSVETAALLSKKALMRPLGEHSSNERAAYMEKLLEDGINSIGLGPQGMSGKYSVMGVHIENTARHPSAIGVAVNVGCWSHRKAHIIFDSELNYTITSHKEAKI, from the coding sequence ATGGATAAGGAAAAACTAGTAGAAAAAATGACTGATACGATGGCAAAATTGATAGATTATTCTGGTAAAATTTTACCAGATGATGTATATCAAAAATTAGAAGAATTAGGTAGCAAAGAAGAAAGTAGTTTAGCTAAAACAATATATCAAACTATGTTTGAAAACCAGAAATTAGCTAAGGAATTAAGTAGACCTTGTTGTCAAGATACAGGAGTCTTACAATTTTTTGTAAAATGTGGAACTAATTTCCCACTTATAGGAGAAATTGAAAGTCTTTTAAAAGAAGCTGTTATAAGAGCAACTAAACAAGCTCCACTTAGACATAACAGTGTGGAAACATTTGATGAATATAACACAGGTAAAAATGTTGGAAAGGGAACTCCTACTGTTTTTTGGGAAATAATTCCAAATTCAGATAAATGTGAAATAGATAGTTATATGGCTGGTGGAGGTTGTACCTTACCAGGAAAAGCTATGGTTCTTATGCCAGGGGCTGGCTATGAGGGAGTAACTAGATTTGTTTTAGATGTTATGACAAGTTATGGATTAAATGCTTGCCCACCACTTTTAGTTGGTGTTGGTGTAGCTACTTCTGTTGAAACAGCTGCCTTACTTTCAAAAAAAGCATTGATGAGACCATTGGGAGAACATAGTTCTAATGAAAGAGCTGCATATATGGAAAAGTTATTAGAAGATGGAATTAATAGTATTGGTTTAGGACCACAAGGAATGTCAGGAAAATATTCTGTAATGGGAGTCCACATTGAAAATACTGCAAGGCACCCATCTGCTATCGGTGTGGCAGTAAATGTTGGTTGTTGGTCACATAGAAAAGCTCATATAATTTTTGATAGTGAATTAAACTATACTATTACTTCTCATAAGGAGGCTAAGATATAA
- a CDS encoding SLC13 family permease, giving the protein MNEITITLLFLFFTIVLYVTEKIPLALTSMIVCVGLNLTGVLTIKEAFEGFVNGNVILFVAMFIVGGALFETGMASDIGGIITKFAKTEKQLIISIMVIVGLLSGVLSNTGTAAVLIPVVVGVASKSGFARSKLLMPLVFAAALGGNLSLIGAPGNMIANTALESVNMSFGFFEYAKVGLPMLVCAILFYSTIGFKLLPNNKADEKELAYNETDEGIEKEKWKKIFSLVVMIFTILAMIFENKIGIKLQISACIGAIILVLFKVISEEEAYNSIDTKTIFLFGGSLSLATALQKTGAGTIIADTIISRLGENPSPYVLLLVILILSSIMTNFMSNTATTALLVPIGLSIATRINADPRAVLMAMVIGGSCAYATPIGMPANTMVINIGNYKFKDYLKAGGPLVIISIVISAILLPIFFPFY; this is encoded by the coding sequence ATGAATGAAATAACGATTACACTATTATTTTTATTTTTTACAATTGTTTTATATGTAACTGAAAAAATACCATTGGCATTAACTTCAATGATAGTTTGTGTTGGTTTAAATTTAACTGGTGTTTTAACAATTAAAGAGGCATTTGAAGGATTTGTAAATGGTAATGTTATTCTTTTTGTTGCAATGTTCATTGTTGGAGGAGCTTTATTTGAAACAGGTATGGCAAGTGATATTGGAGGAATTATTACAAAATTTGCAAAAACAGAAAAGCAATTAATCATTTCAATTATGGTAATAGTAGGTTTACTGTCAGGAGTTTTATCAAACACTGGAACAGCAGCAGTATTAATCCCTGTTGTAGTAGGTGTAGCTTCAAAATCTGGTTTTGCTCGTTCTAAACTTTTAATGCCTCTAGTTTTTGCAGCGGCCCTAGGTGGAAATTTATCTCTTATTGGAGCCCCTGGAAATATGATAGCCAATACAGCATTAGAAAGTGTAAATATGTCTTTTGGCTTCTTTGAATATGCAAAAGTAGGACTTCCTATGCTTGTATGTGCAATTCTATTTTATTCAACAATAGGTTTTAAATTATTACCAAATAATAAAGCAGATGAAAAAGAATTAGCATATAATGAAACTGATGAGGGAATAGAAAAAGAAAAATGGAAAAAAATATTTTCATTAGTTGTGATGATTTTTACAATTTTGGCAATGATATTTGAAAATAAAATAGGTATAAAATTACAAATAAGTGCATGTATAGGAGCAATAATTTTAGTTTTATTTAAAGTTATTAGTGAAGAAGAAGCATATAATTCAATAGATACAAAAACAATATTTTTATTTGGTGGTTCTCTATCACTAGCTACTGCTCTTCAAAAAACAGGTGCTGGAACAATAATAGCAGACACAATAATATCTCGTCTTGGAGAAAATCCATCACCTTATGTTCTACTACTTGTAATTTTAATACTTTCAAGTATTATGACAAATTTTATGTCTAATACTGCAACAACAGCTTTATTAGTCCCAATAGGTTTATCAATAGCTACAAGAATTAATGCAGATCCAAGAGCAGTTTTGATGGCTATGGTTATAGGTGGTTCATGTGCCTATGCAACACCAATAGGTATGCCTGCCAATACAATGGTTATTAATATTGGAAACTATAAATTTAAAGATTATTTAAAAGCTGGAGGACCATTAGTAATAATTTCAATAGTTATAAGTGCAATTTTATTACCAATATTTTTCCCATTTTATTAA
- a CDS encoding GntR family transcriptional regulator gives MNIELEEFYTFPTRVKIASILRKAIFSGDIKAGEELSLTDVANKLNVSRTPVREAFQILESENLLELRMNKGAIVKCIDDNFFKDYYEVRILLETKAIEKAINNNIDVSYLEKIHNDFERNIESSTEEDYKKYNQNFHFYIWKNANNEKLFSILLSLWNGPSFQIIGKGNYVNDSLEEHKEIIEAIKEKNIKKAISCVETHLNTSLKNILALKKW, from the coding sequence ATGAATATTGAATTAGAAGAATTTTATACCTTTCCAACTCGTGTGAAGATTGCATCTATTTTAAGAAAAGCTATTTTTTCTGGAGACATTAAAGCAGGAGAAGAATTGTCTTTAACAGATGTTGCAAATAAATTAAATGTATCAAGAACACCAGTTAGAGAGGCTTTTCAAATTTTAGAAAGTGAAAATCTTTTGGAATTAAGAATGAATAAGGGAGCTATTGTAAAATGTATTGATGATAATTTTTTCAAAGATTATTATGAAGTTAGAATTTTATTGGAAACAAAAGCTATTGAGAAGGCTATTAATAATAATATAGATGTTTCTTATTTGGAAAAAATTCACAATGATTTTGAAAGGAATATAGAAAGCTCAACAGAAGAAGATTATAAAAAATATAATCAAAATTTTCATTTTTATATTTGGAAAAATGCAAATAATGAAAAATTATTTTCAATATTACTCAGTTTATGGAATGGACCATCATTTCAAATTATAGGGAAAGGGAACTATGTTAATGATTCTCTTGAGGAACATAAAGAGATAATTGAAGCTATAAAAGAAAAAAACATTAAAAAAGCTATTTCTTGTGTTGAAACTCATTTGAATACTAGTTTAAAAAATATTTTAGCTTTAAAAAAATGGTGA